The Phycisphaerae bacterium genome includes the window AAACGCATTGGGGATTTGCCCCCGTCCGGGCGCCATCCAACCCACGCGACACCCAACGGAACGCAAATCCCCGACACGCCACTACTTATCCGCAGCCTATCGCCTGCGACGGATCACCATACCCAACCCGCCCATCGCAAGAAGGCCCATCGTCACCGGCTCCGGAACGCTCCCGACAACAACGTTGTCGTAGTGACAATAGGACGATGCGGTGTACAGCCCGATGTACAGGTCGTCCGGAACGTCGCTGAACGTCATCGTCTGAACCGTGCCAATCACATCCAGGCCGCTGTCGAAGGCGCTGAACCGCGCTTCCGTGCTGCTCAGACGCTCGATCTGGAACCAGATCCCATCCAGACCGCCAAAACCCGTCGCGATGTCCATGTCGGTCTCCACCGCGCCCGCATCGAACGAAACACGCGCAAATATCTTCGCGGTGTAGTTGTTCCACTGAACGCTCAACACCCTGCTGTCGTCCGTGGCCCTTCCACTCGTCCCGAGCGAATTCGTGGTCAGCAGAAGGGCGTTCGTCCCGTACGTCCCCGACGAGGACTCATCCAGGTACACCCGCGCGTACTCGCCCACGCCGACCGTGAACGCCTTCGTCGTGTAGTCCGCCTTGTTCCCGCCAAGATACACAAGTCCCTCGTCCTCTCGGGAAACGAAACCGTCGACGCTGTATTCCTCCCACGTCGCCGGGTCCTTCGTGGTGCCCGCGAACGACTCGACGTACGTCCCCGTCCCAGCGTCGTACTCAAATCCCGCCTGCGACGCCTGCACGGCCAGCAGTACCCACGCCACCGCCGCCAAACCTGCCCATCTTACCCTCGACATGCTCTTTCTCCTTTCGTCCTAAAAAATGTATTCGGATACACCATGCCCTCCTTCGCCCTTACAAATGCGGAAGATGCCGTATGTATCCGCATACATTCTACCAGGTGCGCCATTCCTGTCAAGAGGGTACCCCAAAACAAGGAAGAACCTTCACAAGCCCCGTCAATCAAACAATTTACATGCGATCGGCTGACCGGCCAACCACCGGACCCCCCAACCCTCCCCCAATACCAACTACTTCCCCATGACGGCGATCGTCTTGCGCTCCCGAAGCTTGCCCGGAACGGTAACCGACGGAATCGGCACCTCAGGGCCATCCAGGCGACGAAGCACCATCCGCGCCGCCTCCGCCCCGATCGTCATCAGATTCAGATCCACCGCCGTGATCGGAAGCGACGAACTGAAACCGATGCTGATATCGTCACACGAAATCAGCGAAAACCGACCCGGTATCCGCCATTCGCGATCGTACGCCACCTCCGCGATGGAATTCGCCATCCCAGAATCCTGCGCCACAACCGCCGTGACCGGATCCTCCAGCGTCAACCAGAACTCCAGCCGCTCTTCAATCCTCGCGTACCGCTGCGACTGTATCTCCGCATACGAACCCCTGGCGGGAATCACCACCGGCTCATCGGAACGCTCCACCCGCGATAGCCCGACGCGGGACATGCTCATGATATACCCGTCATGGCGGGCCCGGACGTAGGCGTGCTGCGGACCCGATGCGTCCATCATGCTGCCCAGATACGCGATACGCCGATGACCCCGTGAAACCAGGTGGCCCACAGCCGTCTCAGCCGCCCCCCGGTCGTCAGGAACGACACAGTTCATCGCCTGTGGCGACGCCGGGTTGATGTCCACGTACGGACAAGGTATCCGATGGTAAATCCTCGACGTATCACCCACAAAATGCGGCAGGTGCATGATGATCCCGTCACAATAATGCTTGCTCAGCAGCGGAGACTCAAGAATCTCCTCAGCCGAAACGTCGCTCGCGCTGGATACGTGACCCATGTTGAGCAGGTACTTGCCTTCCGCCAGCACGCTGACAATCCCATCCACCAGAAAACCAAAAACACGGGCGTTGGAAACGTCCAGAGACACCAGAAGTCCGATCACCCCGCTCTTGCCCCGCGCCAACCCCTGAGCCGAGGCCGAAGGAATGTAGTTCAACGCCTTCATCGCCTCGTGAACCCGCGCGCGAGTCGCGGGAGCCACCGCATCCGGCTTGTTGATCGTTCGCGAAACCGTTGCCTGGGTTACCCTGGCCAGACGGGCCACGTCGTAAGCCGTGATCGTCTTCGACAAGGATGTCGGTCTTGACTTCGCCAACAATGACCGCCTTCTCAAACAAAACCATCAGAACCACCCAGACCTGAATGCGAATACACCCACTATAGCACGTTTCACCCAATCCTGGAAGCCCCTGACCATCCGCTCCCCCCAGGAATGTCTGAGGATACACCCCCCTCGCCCCCAACGCCCCTCCTCACCTTCGCGACCTTCTGTTCAAACCCTCCGCGATTCCACAAGAGAACCGAACCCGCGCCTGACCCACATCTCCCGGCGGAAACCCGTAACCGTTGTCGGATGGCTTTCTTCCCGGACGTCCCAGTCGTCTCCCGCTGTTTCCGTTATTCGGCTGTCGCCCGACCGTCCTTCTCTTGCAGTCGTCTACAGCCGGTACGATCGAATGCGATGCATCCAGATCAGGTACACGAACCACAGGCACGCCGGAATCAACGTCAGGACGAGCAGCAATCGTGACGACGCTCCCGCCGCCTCGCCGGCCCACGCCAGCAGGAACCCCATCGGAACCGAACCCACCAGCAGCGCCGCGTAGAAACGTCCCTGGTGCATCCGAGATAAACCCGCCAGGAACGTCAGCACCTCGGGCGCCACCGGCATCGCCCGCGAAGCGATGATCCCGCCCACGCCCCATGTGTCGAAAAACTGCTGCAGATCCGCCATCTCCTGCTCATCGGCCAGGAACCTCGCCGCCTTGCGCCCCGCCAGCCGAGCCACCCAATAGGCGACCACCCCCGCCAGGAACGACCCAGCCGATCCCACGACCCCGCCCCAGAATACGCCATACATGACCCCAGCCGTCGCCACGACCGGCGACGTCGGAATCGGCAGGAACAG containing:
- a CDS encoding PEP-CTERM sorting domain-containing protein → MSRVRWAGLAAVAWVLLAVQASQAGFEYDAGTGTYVESFAGTTKDPATWEEYSVDGFVSREDEGLVYLGGNKADYTTKAFTVGVGEYARVYLDESSSGTYGTNALLLTTNSLGTSGRATDDSRVLSVQWNNYTAKIFARVSFDAGAVETDMDIATGFGGLDGIWFQIERLSSTEARFSAFDSGLDVIGTVQTMTFSDVPDDLYIGLYTASSYCHYDNVVVGSVPEPVTMGLLAMGGLGMVIRRRR
- a CDS encoding LacI family transcriptional regulator, with translation MSKTITAYDVARLARVTQATVSRTINKPDAVAPATRARVHEAMKALNYIPSASAQGLARGKSGVIGLLVSLDVSNARVFGFLVDGIVSVLAEGKYLLNMGHVSSASDVSAEEILESPLLSKHYCDGIIMHLPHFVGDTSRIYHRIPCPYVDINPASPQAMNCVVPDDRGAAETAVGHLVSRGHRRIAYLGSMMDASGPQHAYVRARHDGYIMSMSRVGLSRVERSDEPVVIPARGSYAEIQSQRYARIEERLEFWLTLEDPVTAVVAQDSGMANSIAEVAYDREWRIPGRFSLISCDDISIGFSSSLPITAVDLNLMTIGAEAARMVLRRLDGPEVPIPSVTVPGKLRERKTIAVMGK
- a CDS encoding TVP38/TMEM64 family protein, which codes for MERRRLLHLKLAGIVVVLVVFVLAPYFLWHEKMDAIFASPEFADWVGSSRSYAWAVVMALLVGDLFLPIPTSPVVATAGVMYGVFWGGVVGSAGSFLAGVVAYWVARLAGRKAARFLADEQEMADLQQFFDTWGVGGIIASRAMPVAPEVLTFLAGLSRMHQGRFYAALLVGSVPMGFLLAWAGEAAGASSRLLLVLTLIPACLWFVYLIWMHRIRSYRL